The following DNA comes from Rosa rugosa chromosome 5, drRosRugo1.1, whole genome shotgun sequence.
CAGAACCATCAAAGATTCCATCAGCAGCACCTACACCTACACCTTTCCCACCACCACCTAGAACTCCCAAGGTTAGCACCAAGTTCGGGGACGTTTTCGCCTTCAGCGGCCCAGCACCTGAAAGAATCAACGGCAGACTCGCAATGGTGGGCTTTGTTTCAGCTCTGGCAGTGGAAGTGGTAAAGGGCCAGGATGTGTTTTCTCAGATCTCCAACGGTGGAGTCTCGCTGTTTCTCGGCACTAGCATTTTGCTATCAGTTGCATCTGTGATTCCTCTTTTTCAAGGAGTCAGTGTGGAGTCAAAATCGAAGGGGCCCCTTTGGACCTCAGATGCTGAATTGTTGAATGGAAGACTGGCCATGCTAGGTTTGGTAGCTTTGGCCTTCACTGAGTATGTCAAGGGTGGAACCCTTATTTAAGTCTCTTTAGGGACCATAGGGTTGTAAAAGTCCGTTCATATTTAGCAGTTACAAATATCAATGAGAAGGTTATATTTTCATACTCCAATGCGCAATAGCTTTATTTTCTATTACCATCACAATAGAGATGATGCACTAATGGAAACTTACTTACAATTAGCTGCAATAAATCTATTCTCAAAAGATAAAACAAACAGACAAAAATAGAAAGAGGTATCTGTGATAAATGAGATAAGGTTCTTAATATGAACAATAAGGATCATACTCAAAGGTCATCTAGCATAGAAAATTGCTCAAGAATCTTAACCTATGCAACATTACGGATCATAACATCAGCCACAAAAGGCAATGAACAAATTTAATTACAAGCAAAAGTCCTCCTTACATAATACAGATTAACAGAATAGCAGCTGTGTCTAAACTAAAACTAGAAAATCCACTACCCACATGACTAGAATTTGTGCAAAATGCCGAAGGACAACCGGAAGAGACAAatcttaattatttttttcagaACTACATTAGTACATTATGGAGATTGAAGATGGAAATATGCATCTTCTCTTATTCATTACATCAAAGATTTTGGGATACATCTACTTATATAGAAGGCCTCTAGTGTTGCACACATATAAACAGAAAAGAATGAGAAGAATACACTCTTTTTTTTCTACTATTTCATGTATATTTACAAATCCACCAAGAAACCTCAACAGCTCTTGTGGATGACCTATATATTCCATCTACGGATCAAGAAAGACTGCATGCTTGGCCACCTCTCCATTTACATGATTGTCGGACGCCACTTCATAATCACTCTGTTTCTGCACAAAAGAATATGTATTTCACTTATGCTAGTGAAGCACTTTAAATCAGGAAATAAATCAAACCGAAGTTCAAATGTCCCTGCCCTATGTTATTAGTTCATACCTCGGAAGGTTGATCAATTGGAAACAAATTTATGGCTCGAGGATTGAAACTGATTCCACTGTAATGAGAAGCAtgaatgaaaagtgaaattagTTAAACATGGAACTGTATTCAACCAGTAAGAATTGCAAAATCAATAACAAGATTCATCAAGAAATGGACGTTCATCCAACATGTTTGCTAAGATAATTGCTATACTGGGAAAAAATGCGGGATATataaaagacttcaaatatGGCCAGAGGACAGGTAAAATAAGCACACTTCCTTCTTATCCTTGTACACTCTATAAGGAGATGAGCGTTACCAGCGGGATAGTACTAGCTGCCACAAGTATGGAATAAAGAACTCCTCTGGATGACTCTCTTGTTCATATGTGAAGCGCAACTGGGTGAACATCTGAGAAAACAAGATTTTGAAGAGATTATAAATAACAATCTCCAGGTACCAACTTCAAATCGACTTATTCAACAATGTAATTCTCTTTTCCCTTTTTACCTTCATCCCTTCACCACGCCATGATCTACAATTAATGATTATGACTTGAAGTACTTTTTCTACTGACCATTCTCCATCTGTTCTTTGTGCATCCACACGACTATTGAAAAAATCTAATACCTACAACACCAGACAAACAATATAAGTCCGGTCAAATGCACCAAAGAGGTGAATTATTTTGTAAGACGTGAATTGTTTTCAAGTTATCAAAAAAGGTAAATGGCAGCCAAATGCCATCAAAGGTTGCCTGCTGATGAGAATAAGACATAgttttgttgaaaaaaaaaaattttgagagagagagagagaaggttaaTATGGAGCATACTGTATAAATGTTTTCAAGCAGCTCATTGAAACGTGGATGATTCCTGAAAGGCTCAAATACTTCCTGCCTGTGCATTATCGCATATATAACCTGCACCATTGCATAGATTAAGAAATATGGAAACCGGACAATGTACTCAATCCCTCATAGCAATACAACAATATCTCACATGGATCACTAATATTGTAAGTAACGATACCTCAGGATTCCGTGGCAGAGCATATGTCAAAATTGCATTTAATATTTCAAGGACAAGTCTCAAGAAGTCGGTATATATATGCATCTCCGTTGACTGCAACAAAAAAGGTTCTAGCTTAGCAGACAATAAAATAATATAAGGTGATGCTTATCGAACAAAGCAATTCGAAGTGCCATAATATATGCAAGGTATGTGGTATATTACAGTATCGTCTTCTGTTGAGTTGCCTTTGGCTAATGTCATCTGATTATTACGCACCTCTGCTAGTTTGTTATACCTGAACCAAAGATTACGACAAGAGCAACATGTTAACCAATTCACTAATAAGTGTAAGAAAGGCAGAATAAAAATATGAATTCCCGAACAAATAGAAAAGTATAGAGTAAAGCTAATGGAAAAGAGAAAACAACAAGGCAGACAGAAAAGGACATACTTCCGAGAGAGCATATCAAATAGGCTGACCAATCTCTGGGATGCATATGCACTCAAACGGTGGACATGAGGTGCCATGTTTGCCAAAGTTGCTAGACAAGTTGTATGGAGATAAACATCCTGTTACaattaaacaaagaaaacatGTTAATCAGGGAAGTACCAAAGAAAGGGTGAGCACAATCACTGTTTCTGTGACCACTAAGAAAACCAACTTGTTAAATCATATTCCAGTTCTGCAAATTTAACAAATACCTTAACCAAATTACAGCCCATGCAATACACAAATAGCAAGGTCTTACATGTAATTGACATAGGTATCAAGATATAAGCAATCTAATAATAATCAAAGTCATAAAGCACTTCAAGAAAGTTCACAGTAAAAGAGGCAGATAGATACCCGCAACTTAGATAGGTTATACTGCACTGTCCTTATCAGCGTAATGACCATTAATGAACCAAGAGATGTCTGGTGGAGGAGACGTTCTTTGTACCAGGGAACAGTAGGAAGTATCTGTTCATGTGAAAGTTAGATTAATATGACGCACATCTAGAATTATTATGACCCACATCTAAAATTATAACTTGTTGGCTACAGGAGGCAACCCTTACCAATTTGTGAATGCTTGCATTAAAAGATGAATCCTGACTAAGTATGAGAAGTATGATCAGCAACATGTAGATTTGATTAGATGTCCTTTTTGGAGCATCATATAACGCTTCCAGGATGGGCATCAACTGTCCATTTCATCATATAAATACAGGTCAGTATCAAGTGTTGAAATCAATTTAGTACCAAAAGAATGTAACAAGATATTGTTAAATCACCAACTTAAGGCTATGACCTATTTCCAAAGACATTAGAAGCAAGAAAAACAGTATATCCTAACACAACTTTTGCCACAAAATACTggtcccttttttctttttctttttttccaatGACAGTGATCAGCTGCCGTTACATACCAGCGTATCCAAATCAGTTCGCACCAAGACATACTCCAGAAAGTCAGCATTTCCTTGCAATAAAGAGTAAAGCAAAAGTGCAGCAGCCTCATCAGACAAGTACCTGCAGAGGCAGAAAACAAGAAATTCAAAATGAAACTAGTACTTTTAGTTTGCATAGACCATTAGATATTGAGCACAGCTATCGGGTAGCATGCCCATGGAAATCACCACCAATCCATAAAGGACCACAAATTTTCACTTTTGAACAGCATAttgatatacatatatatgttacCAAACAGGTATGAAAATACTAAGGCCAAGGAATCTCTTTCTTTATCAAACAATATTTGGCTGACGTATGAACTTGGGACCTCGAGTGTAGGACTTGAGGAGTAAACACTGTTAAGCACTAGAGCTACAACAAGCCTCTACAATACAGCCTAGGAAtcaaaaatatagaaaatataAATTAAGTAGCAATGTGAAGCTAATTTGTTAGTTCtacatactttttttttatatatatgacTGTTATTTATGCACACAGAAGACACCTAAAATGTCCGAACCCTGATTGTCTATCAATGTACTTCCATATACATAGTACACACTTGCACTCGATCTTAGGAAGCCTACAGCCACTTAGATGACACCACATACAAAGAATCAGCCTATAATAACACAAAAAAGTAATATCATCTACAAGCAGAagaacaaaaggaaaaacagaCACTTACATTCCAAGGGTATCGAACAGGGAAGCAAAAGGTAACCTCAAAACTGGACCACTATGTGCATTACCCTCAGTATCTACGCGATCAACTGCAAGCCAGAAAAATATTTACTCCAGTTATCTGAATGAAACCTCATAATAAGAATACATAAAGAGATAACTAAAACATCTTACATTCAACATCTGTTGCATGTTCCAAGGCCTTGCAGTAAGGGTTGTCAGAAAAATATCTACTCCCTTTCAAAAGTGAATTTGAAGTGGTGGTGTCATTACTTGTATCTGTTATTGGCTCGTTGCCCACAACACATTTGTGATAATGAGTGAGAATAAGTAGCACATGGAGACTGCAGTCGGCCAAAAGACTTCTTGAGCCTTCACCACTTGAACTGACGAGAAAGTTGAATGGTAATAACATCAAATTTGCTGCATGTCAAACAATTGGTGTCAACAGCAAGGTCTATTTTGATATTGTCCAACAGGTCAACAAACTCAGAATAGTAAAAACCATGACACTAAAGAAgcataaaagaataaaagataTTAAAACTTTTACGCTTCGAATGGTATATATTAACCGGGAATATGTATACTGTTCTCTCAGGAGGAGCCCAGTCAACATAAGATTGAAGAAACGAAAAATGTTTATCAAAGAAACCGCCATACCTGCTGCAGAACTAACTCTTTGTATAACACCAGGTTGGCTTCCTTCAGAAAATATAGAATAAGATGCACTATTCAGGGGTATCGAAGGTCCAGTGATGTAATTGAGCAGCAGTCTACGAACAACCGAGATGACCAATGAGCTTTCCTGTAGATTGCAAAATTAATGTAAGATAAAACAAAAATTGCATCAACTAGAAATTTTGACTAAAATAAGCACATTTTTGTCCAGTAACCTGAGACAtttctgcatcaagaaatgggTTCACATCTTCTGGCCCTGGGGATGGCCCAGAAAGAAGCTGAGTTGACATTGCAATCAGCATGAAGTTAAGCAGTTCCAAATGAAGGAGGTATGTACCAGGACTTCAGACAAGGAGAAAATATAATTAGGAAAACAGTAGGCACAATATGAATAATAAGGCATAAATGAGTACTTGAGTATGTACCTTACATCTATTGATCCAATAAAGGTAAGCACACTACACATTACAAAATCCTCGATGTTTAGATCTGCAAAATTGAATAACAAAATAGGTATAAATTTATGCTGTCAACAACATATTATTACATAATGTCAACCCAGATAAGCAATACGTATATGAAATAAGAAACCTAAACAACAAGACTTCCCAGTCCATTCAAAAGAACTCAATAAATATGGTGGGGCCATTCAGTCACAATGTCCCACTTTTATCAACTCCATCTCACTAAAATCATTACTCATCCAGCTCCCTACCCAGCAAACACACACATGAAGAATAGGAAAAAAAGAGAGGGGAACTGCTATGACAAAGATAGCTATTAGTTTTAGATATGGGCAGTAGTTGTGTCCTTTTGAGTCATCACCCATCAACCCCCACAGGGAGAAATATACAATGCCTAAAATACTAACAGCCATTATGTGTGTATAATAATAGGTTCGATTTGATTCTCAAATTATAGTTATCATCTAAATCATTCTACCACAGTACACCTCACGGCACACTGAATAAGAAAATTATTTTGAACTTTCAGGTGGGCTGAAGATATCATTAGAAATAAGAAATCATGAAACAAGTTCCATAGAAAAGCTCATTACTGGTTTAACATCATTTGTCAAAAAGAATACTAGTAAATTACCTCTTGTAATATCAGTTGGCATTGGCTCACTTTCATCTAGAGATAAGTACAACTCTTCAATCTTGTCGCTTTTTGGATTTTCAATTAAGTACTTTAAAAAGACAGATGAGATGTACACTGCATTCACAGCCTTCCCATAAACAAGAGAAGGGCCACCAGAAGTTGAAATAGCTTCTTGTAAACACCATGCCAGATGGATCAGAAGCTTTGCGAGATGCCTGGTTTTGTAGTTGTTTTGTGCTGCAAAAttgagacaaaaaaataaaacactcATATGAGAACATGCAGGTATGTGAAGTTGCTGATAGATGGCCAAACGAGAAAAGTTTGAAGTAGAAACAGGTACAATCCATAACATTTTATCGAATCATCATAGTTCAAAGCAAAAAGGGAGGATCCTCATGCACATTTGTAGAACTTACAGGAATCATTGGATACCCCTAAGGTCGAGTCAAGAAGCAATGGTTAATTAAACAAAGATCTTATTTGTTCCAATGAATTAGTGATGGGAATGGATGCGCTTAAACATCATTAGCTACTACAAGCTTATGTGAGACCTACTGGTTGACTAACAATCACTTGCAACATAAGATGTGATTTACGCAATTTTGTATTTATAATTTGAGAGCTACAATTCTATCTTTCCCATTATTATATTCATACTTGCCAGAGATTTTGACAATTTTACACTTCGTTACTTATTATAAGGAGTTTTTGGTTACTCAACAACATAGCAAATAGCATTCAGATGCCCTCAATAATGAGTAAACGCCCATTCTTTTCTCAATCTGAGAACCAGTTGATTGATCCTATGGCCTTGGCTAGCACATGCTTAAAACTCAACAGCCAACTAGGTAAGATTAAGGAGTTCTCGAAAGAGTGAAGCTTGAACCAAGCATTTCAATATAAGCAGAAAGCACCTTACCTTCCCCTTTTCTTTCTCCCACAGCATAGTAGCTACTTTAGTTTTTACTCAAATTCAATTATTGTGCTCTATTTAGGGGCAATGACTTTCTCTAACAATGCTTTAGACTCGAAAATGAGAAATCTATTCCCCTAAGTTGATCCTAAGCATTGAAATTTATTGCCCTCAGCTGATCCTAATCTTAATATCCGTCGGTTTCAAGTGTGATGAACAGGCCTTAACTTAATATCCACAACTACATAGTCTTGTGCACCATTTGATTAGCACTAATGCTGATGCCGCACATCAAAGAACCCTAATTACATTGTCATGACACAACTCGAATCAAAGCAAGTAACAATTTCATGATTCATACCACAGAAACTgagaaactgagagagagagagagagagtttactGACCAAGAGCCTCGCAAGCTTGTTGAACGCGGTCAGGAGGCCATTGGAGACTGAGAGGGAGGTCGAGCAATTTCTGCCAGTAATCAGAGGACAAAGGAAACGACTCGTCGCCGACGAAGGTCCCGATCAGGTACTCCGCCGTTTCCAGCGGACGCGCCGCGGAGCTACTCCCCCAGCGCGGCGTCGACGGCACCGCTCCCATTCCGAGAAAAAAATGCAGCAGCAAGCAGAagaagacgacgacgacgacgaggaTTTAGAGGACTCGGTGAGCGATCTCGGCAGTTGTTGGCGCCAGCGGCATTACCGGAGAGGGCTGGATCGGAAGGTGACGGtggagattgagagagagagagagatggagggaAGGAGCTTACAAAGGAAGGTTTTGGAGCActttac
Coding sequences within:
- the LOC133708686 gene encoding uncharacterized protein LOC133708686 isoform X1, with product MGAVPSTPRWGSSSAARPLETAEYLIGTFVGDESFPLSSDYWQKLLDLPLSLQWPPDRVQQACEALAQNNYKTRHLAKLLIHLAWCLQEAISTSGGPSLVYGKAVNAVYISSVFLKYLIENPKSDKIEELYLSLDESEPMPTDITRDLNIEDFVMCSVLTFIGSIDVSPGTYLLHLELLNFMLIAMSTQLLSGPSPGPEDVNPFLDAEMSQESSLVISVVRRLLLNYITGPSIPLNSASYSIFSEGSQPGVIQRVSSAAANLMLLPFNFLVSSSGEGSRSLLADCSLHVLLILTHYHKCVVGNEPITDTSNDTTTSNSLLKGSRYFSDNPYCKALEHATDVEFDRVDTEGNAHSGPVLRLPFASLFDTLGMYLSDEAAALLLYSLLQGNADFLEYVLVRTDLDTLLMPILEALYDAPKRTSNQIYMLLIILLILSQDSSFNASIHKLILPTVPWYKERLLHQTSLGSLMVITLIRTVQYNLSKLRDVYLHTTCLATLANMAPHVHRLSAYASQRLVSLFDMLSRKYNKLAEVRNNQMTLAKGNSTEDDTSTEMHIYTDFLRLVLEILNAILTYALPRNPEVIYAIMHRQEVFEPFRNHPRFNELLENIYTVLDFFNSRVDAQRTDGEWSVEKVLQVIIINCRSWRGEGMKMFTQLRFTYEQESHPEEFFIPYLWQLVLSRCGISFNPRAINLFPIDQPSEKQSDYEVASDNHVNGEVAKHAVFLDP
- the LOC133708686 gene encoding uncharacterized protein LOC133708686 isoform X3; this encodes MGAVPSTPRWGSSSAARPLETAEYLIGTFVGDESFPLSSDYWQKLLDLPLSLQWPPDRVQQACEALAQNNYKTRHLAKLLIHLAWCLQEAISTSGGPSLVYGKAVNAVYISSVFLKYLIENPKSDKIEELYLSLDESEPMPTDITRDLNIEDFVMCSVLTFIGSIDVSPGTYLLHLELLNFMLIAMSTQLLSGPSPGPEDVNPFLDAEMSQESSLVISVVRRLLLNYITGPSIPLNSASYSIFSEGSQPGVIQRVSSAAANLMLLPFNFLVSSSGEGSRSLLADCSLHVLLILTHYHKCVVGNEPITDTSNDTTTSNSLLKGSRYFSDNPYCKALEHATDVEFDRVDTEGNAHSGPVLRLPFASLFDTLGMYLSDEAAALLLYSLLQGNADFLEYVLVRTDLDTLLMPILEALYDAPKRTSNQIYMLLIILLILSQDSSFNASIHKLILPTVPWYKERLLHQTSLGSLMVITLIRTVQYNLSKLRDVYLHTTCLATLANMAPHVHRLSAYASQRLVSLFDMLSRKYNKLAESTEMHIYTDFLRLVLEILNAILTYALPRNPEVIYAIMHRQEVFEPFRNHPRFNELLENIYTVLDFFNSRVDAQRTDGEWSVEKVLQVIIINCRSWRGEGMKMFTQLRFTYEQESHPEEFFIPYLWQLVLSRCGISFNPRAINLFPIDQPSEKQSDYEVASDNHVNGEVAKHAVFLDP
- the LOC133708686 gene encoding uncharacterized protein LOC133708686 isoform X2, which gives rise to MGAVPSTPRWGSSSAARPLETAEYLIGTFVGDESFPLSSDYWQKLLDLPLSLQWPPDRVQQACEALAQNNYKTRHLAKLLIHLAWCLQEAISTSGGPSLVYGKAVNAVYISSVFLKYLIENPKSDKIEELYLSLDESEPMPTDITRDLNIEDFVMCSVLTFIGSIDVSPGTYLLHLELLNFMLIAMSTQLLSGPSPGPEDVNPFLDAEMSQESSLVISVVRRLLLNYITGPSIPLNSASYSIFSEGSQPGVIQRVSSAAANLMLLPFNFLVSSSGEGSRSLLADCSLHVLLILTHYHKCVVGNEPITDTSNDTTTSNSLLKGSRYFSDNPYCKALEHATDVEFDRVDTEGNAHSGPVLRLPFASLFDTLGMYLSDEAAALLLYSLLQGNADFLEYVLVRTDLDTLLMPILEALYDAPKRTSNQIYMLLIILLILSQDSSFNASIHKLILPTVPWYKERLLHQTSLGSLMVITLIRTVQYNLSKLRDVYLHTTCLATLANMAPHVHRLSAYASQRLVSLFDMLSRKYNKLAEVRNNQMTLAKGNSTEDDTSTEMHIYTDFLRLVLEILNAILTYALPRNPEVIYAIMHRQEVFEPFRNHPRFNELLENIYTVLDFFNSRVDAQRTDGEWSVEKVLQVIIINCRSWRGEGMKMFTQLRFTYEQESHPEEFFIPYLWQLVLSRCGISFNPRAINLFPIDQPSESDYEVASDNHVNGEVAKHAVFLDP
- the LOC133708687 gene encoding early light-induced protein 1, chloroplastic-like, which gives rise to MAASASMQSIFLTNSVAYGAGKKSSVRVNQLVPTLHRYPNMRVRSMAEDGLPEEKPSTVSEPSKIPSAAPTPTPFPPPPRTPKVSTKFGDVFAFSGPAPERINGRLAMVGFVSALAVEVVKGQDVFSQISNGGVSLFLGTSILLSVASVIPLFQGVSVESKSKGPLWTSDAELLNGRLAMLGLVALAFTEYVKGGTLI